In Toxoplasma gondii ME49 chromosome X, whole genome shotgun sequence, a single genomic region encodes these proteins:
- a CDS encoding protein kinase, cAMP-dependent, catalytic chain (encoded by transcript TGME49_228420~Predicted member of protein kinase family AGC;PKA, (PMID:22047078).) — protein MQKPLLPPGTGKEAFEFGPTLGTGSFGRVKSAKYLKSTSTNVDDPTQVPPRVAVKLLKKAAIIKLKHVDHIINEKKILLALDHPLTVRCFGSFQDSRYLYLVMELVPGGEFFTHLRKAKRFDNDTARFYAAQIVDIFDYLHSQNIIYRDLKPENMLLDKDGYVKLTDFGFAKVVEFRTDTLCGTPEYIAPEVLLNKGHGKPVDWWTLGILIYEMMVGYPPFLDDDPLGIYQKILAGKFVFPKFFDKDAKVLVKKLLQADLSKRWGNLKNGVRDIKECRWFCTVVFEDLRAKKVVARYKPTVKGMDDLSNFEAYPDEKDDAVPVDPMKDPFTTW, from the exons ATGCAGAAGCCATTGCTTCCCCCCGGAACCGGCAAAGAGGCATTTGAGTTCGGACCAACTCTGGGAACAG GCTCATTTGGGAGAGTGAAGTCTGCCAAGTATTTGAAGTCGACGTCGACAAACGTGGACGACCCGACACAGGTTCCTCCACGAGTCGCTGTGAAGCTTCTAAAGAAGGCAGCCATTATTAAACTGAAGCACGTCGACCATATCATCAATGAAAAGAAAATTTTGCTCGCCTTAGATCACCCCCTCACG GTGCGATGTTTTGGCAGCTTCCAAGACAGTCGGTATCTGTACCTGGTCATGGAGCTTGTGCCAG GAGGAGAGTTTTTCACTCATTtgagaaaagcgaaacggTTTGACAACGACACAGCGAGATTTTACGCTGCCCAGATCGTCGATATCTTCGACTATCTGCACAGTCAAAACATTATCTATAG AGATCTCAAGCCGGAAAACATGCTGCTGGACAAGGATGGCTACGTAAAATTGACCGATTTCGGTTTCGCAAAGGTTGTTGAGTTTCGAACGGACACGCTCTGCGGCACACCGGAGTATATTGCTCCGGAGGTGCTGTTGAATAAAG GACATGGAAAACCGGTTGACTGGTGGACCCTCGGAATCCTGATCTATGAGATGATGGTGGGCTACCCTCCCTTCCTCGATGATGATCCGCTTGGAATTTACCAAAAAATATTGGCAGGAAAGTTTGTATTTCCAAAGTTTTTTGACAA AGATGCCAAAGTCCTGGTGAAGAAGCTGCTCCAGGCTGACTTGTCTAAGAGATGGGGAAACCTGAAGAACGGAGTCAGAGACATCAAAGAATGCAGGTGGTTTTGCACGGTCGTGTTTGAGGACctgagagcgaagaaggtcgTTGCGAGATACAAACCTACGGTCAAG GGCATGGACGATCTCTCCAATTTCGAGGCCTACCCAGATGAAAAGGACGACGCTGTTCCAGTGGACCCGATGAAAGATCCGTTCACCACATGGTGA
- a CDS encoding Tubulin-tyrosine ligase family protein (encoded by transcript TGME49_228410): protein MNGATKRRWQQSCSVAVEKWTSKGGAICSSRSTVADEAEKDSGSEDRKTICSIETAGGHGQSANSICSLRRYVSSRRTSEERDTLELAEEPATQRNGSHDTSEPFSVRNEPHIQTSSKNNQCVTVSGKREAPDDLKLDNSSATGTLENVDNAETSRRSKDKRCANVDAPVAIVSDKSVSGGQCFSRGTRRSASVTANFTPVAHVSKKRLEDGLCQEAHDNGSSTSRSSKNPDLDSFCRRQETLSECGRQRTRQAISESGEDNRKGLHRARSMCTASLERHRRSRLGIDSKHERKPRAGRTCPYESTRVAGRGNGDDVSLFLFVDHESAHQSIRNSAQGAIGALAAALESIQTRIPPDSKDEIIRQEVNPASELLVGSSAALGIEYEKPRTQAQSGHMTVQQEQRSNDENSGDVTGGRSEDQSQDNCHCSDLDVEDFLENQRYNEQQSKIKDEKHTPSSTPPAEATMETVYRLLAVVDAHRTRNINHQSQGSLVPNPPCDLAWKIEMGNDDLVDAVNQTISIKQKDGEECHDNIIIIPERGPEIWTDCVPPTLSNQSQRAYQWDAMCRPASLITGTETDSSVAVSLGLSKNCQSSCRPPSAETELMRDYYRHFPTLGDLLTEPDRSKHCDIFKEILVSNGKCCADIQTAATLSPSIKGDENTTKSQLGDILHSRYFKVEKSRPEVYRIVSSAFQKVGGWKTLPETPHWEYAWNLLWTWHRPRIDYNRLLSFQKVNHFPESRQLTRKDNLKRCIERFQKAAGRRAEHFRIIPKTFLLPKEYTAMVSEMCEMSDCPTKQKRVWICKPKDSSRGRGIFLTNSVEDIRYTDNLVVQEYIANPLLLNGRKFDLRLYVLVTSFNPLEAFVYKQGFARVARVPFTLDPEHLDNRFMHLTNAAIQSEWQEVSSDSDNDAAPPRSPASALSPWRHRTSKQRKSVLDSSPRGRGVPRSEGFVGASFTVLGVDSHGAEAEAEKRKYTKRSRPQEEEDEGISKGNHEAKNEFSSEDSKILLDELRQRLEQNGVDWDAVWQKVLFVILKSLSCCGDSIPHHPNAFELFGYDVLIDTDLRPWLIEVNSSPSMGQEHEADRKVKPGLIEDTLRLVNPISYDRLKLSEQTCAVVAACIAGR from the exons atGAACGGGGCCACAAAAAGACGTTGGCAACAATCTTGTTCAGTCGCAGTCGAGAAGTGGACGAGCAAGGGCGGTGCAATTTGTTCATCCAGGAGCACTGTGGCTGACGAAGCTGAGAAAGATTCAGGGTCAGAGGATAGGAAAACCATTTGTTCAATCGAGACTGCGGGTGGCCACGGACAATCTGCAAACTCCATTTGTTCCTTGAGACGATATGTCTCGTCACGAAGGACATCCGAGGAACGTGACACGCTTGAACTTGCGGAGGAACCAGCTACTCAACGCAATGGTTCGCATGATACGTCAGAGCCGTTTTCTGTACGGAACGAGCCACACATCCAGACTTCCAGCAAAAACAACCAATGTGTTACAGTTTCAGGTAAACGGGAGGCTCCGGATGATTTAAAGCTGGACAACTCTTCAGCTACTGGCACATTAGAAAACGTTGACAATGCAGAGACGAgtcgaagaagcaaagatAAACGGTGCGCGAATGTGGATGCCCCAGTAGCGATAGTGTCGGATAAAAGTGTTTCTGGAGGTCAGTGCTTCTCCAGAGGAACTCGGCGATCGGCATCTGTCACTGCAAACTTCACTCCGGTCGCTCATGTGAGCAAAAAACGTTTGGAAGATGGGTTATGCCAGGAAGCCCACGACAACGGATCCAGCACAAGTAGAAGTTCCAAAAATCCGGACCTAGATTCTTTTTGTCGACGTCAAGAAACTCTTTCAGAATGCGGGCGGCAACGAACACGACAAGCTATTTCAGAGTCAGGGGAGGACAACAGGAAGGGGCTTCATCGCGCACGATCCATGTGTACAGCCTCTCTAGAACGCCATCGCCGTAGTCGGCTGGGAATCGACAGCAAACATGAAAGAAAAccgagagcaggaagaacgTGTCCATACGAAAGTACACGGGTTGCTGGAAGGGGAAATGGAGATgacgtctctcttttccttttcgtcgaCCATGAGTCGGCACATCAGTCTATCCGGAATTCAGCACAGGGCGCGATCGGCGCACTTGCTGCGGCTTTGGAGTCCATCCAAACACGCATACCCCCTGACTCAAAAGACGAAATTATACGACAAGAAGTAAACCCTGCCAGTGAGCTTCTAGTGGGATCAAGTGCGGCTCTCGGAATCGAGTACGAGAAGCCAAGAACTCAGGCTCAGTCTGGACATATGACGGTTCAACAGGAACAACGCTCAAACGATGAAAACAGTGGGGATGTTACAGGTGGCCGCTCGGAGGACCAGTCGCAAGACAACTGTCACTGCAGCGATCTTGATGTCGAGGACTTTCTAGAAAACCAGAGATATAACGAACAACAGTCAAAAATAAAGGACGAAAAACATACACCCTCTTCCACACCGCCAGCCGAAGCTACAATGGAAACCGTCTATAGGTTGTTAGCTGTTGTCGATGCCCATCGTACGAGAAACATAAACCACCAATCCCAAGGCAGTCTTGTACCTAATCCGCCTTGCGATTTGGCGTGGAAGATAGAGATGGGCAACGACGACCTGGTTGACGCAGTCAACCAAACTATATCGATAAAGCAAAAGGACGGTGAGGAATGTCACGACAATATCATCATCATCCCTGAAAGAGGTCCCGAGATTTGGACCGACTGTGTGCCGCCTACATTGTCAAATCAATCGCAAAGAGCGTATCAGTGGGACGCCATGTGTCGTCCAGCGTCGCTGATAACCGGGACAGAAACTGATTCCAGTGTGGCGGTGTCGTTGGGGCTGTCCAAAAACTGTCAAAGTAGCTGCAGACCTCCATCTGCGGAGACGGAGCTGATGCGAGATTACTACCGGCACTTCCCGACTCTAGGTGATCTGTTAACAGAACCTGACCGATCAAAGCACTGTGACATATTCAAGGAAATCCTCGTCAGCAATGGCAAATGCTGCGCGGACATCCAAACAGCTGCAACACTTTCACCCAGCATAAAAGGCGACGAAAATACCACAAAATCCCAACTCGGAGACATCCTTCATTCTCGGTATTTCAAGGTTGAGAAAAGTCGGCCGGAGGTCTACAGGATTGTTAGCAG CGCTTTTCAAAAGGTTGGTGGCTGGAAGACGCTCCCTGAGACACCTCACTGGGAGTATGCATGGAACTTGCTATGGACGTGGCACCGGCCGCGAATCGATTACAACCGACTTCTGTCATTCCAGAAAGTTAACCACTTCCCTGAAAGCAGACAGTTGACTAGGAAAGACAACCTGAAAAGGTGCATCGAACGGTTTCAGAAAGCTGCTGGTCGGCGAGCGGAGCACTTCCGCATCATTCCCAAGACATTCTTGCTGCCAAAAGAGTATACAGCCATGGTCTCGGAGATGTGCGAAATGTCCGATTGTCCAACTAAGCAGAAGCGCGTGTGGATTTGCAAACCCAAAG ACAGCTCCAGGGGTCGAGGGATTTTCTTGACAAATTCTGTCGAAGACATTCGGTACACGGACAACCTTGTGGTGCAGGAATATATAGCCAATCCTCTGTTGCTGAACGGGCGCAAGTTCGATCTGCGCTTGTATGTGCTGGTGACTTCATTCAACCCGCTCGAGGCTTTTGTATACAAACAG GGTTTTGCTCGAGTCGCTCGCGTCCCTTTCACGCTTGACCCTGAGCATCTCGACAACAGGTTCATGCACCTAACGAACGCAGCAATTCAGAGCGAATGGCAAGAAGTTTCCAGTGACTCGGACAACGATGCGGCGCCTCCCCGGTCTCCAGCGTCTGCGCTTTCTCCCTGGCGACATCGAACGTCGAAACAACGGAAGTCAGTTTTGGACTCGTCACCCCGAGGACGAGGAGTCCCCCGTTCTGAAGGTTTTGTGGGAGCATCCTTTACAGTTCTTGGCGTGGACAGTCATGGTGCTGAAGCAGAAGCTGAAAAAAGGAAGTACACGAAGAGATCGAGAccacaggaggaagaggatgaGGGAATCAGTAAAGGGAACCACGAAGCGAAAAATGAGTTTTCAAGTGAAGACAGCAAAATTCTGCTTGACGAACTGAGACAGCGACTCGAGCAAAATGGAGTCGACTGGGATGCTGTCTGGCAGAAGGTTCTGTTTGTCATTTTGAAAAGCCTGTCCTGCTGTGGAGACTCTATTCCTCACCATCCGAATGCATTCGAGCTTTTCGGCTATGATGTTCTTATTGATACCGATCTGAGGCCATGGCTTATTGAGGTTAATTCGTCGCCATCCATGGGTCAGGAGCACGAAGCTGACAGGAAAGTAAAACCTGGATTGATCGAAGACACCCTTCGGCTAGTCAATCCTATATCATACGACCGACTAAAACTCAGTGAG cAGACGTGTGCCGTTGTTGCTGCTTGCATTGCTGGCAGATAA
- a CDS encoding hypothetical protein (encoded by transcript TGME49_228440), whose protein sequence is MDIPDVLPTLVKGRKLVEDFHWDQREADLRQTISTIASKLAELHREDAHLRQKKFINEERRKRRLLVTDSSFPSCLIERTSEAAPEQGASHGVKPLSSSRSYCPSTLSRRSIEGLESTSGSSRSLATNYCGTRATVASRGSLRSSQSQCLKKERSRGKRMLVPLPHRTGRCMSRPPAVWSAPQGRPSELQLVNEMSGGVKEYPMYDDAEIGLANIGEEMDKEMAAVPKSCRDDDDVMTTSEILELGNKTVESYLARTVALADSALERDQASRIEQFRRKFCIP, encoded by the exons ATGGATATTCCAGATGTTCTTCCCACATTAGTGAAGGGGAGGAAACTCGTGGAAGACTTCCACTGGGATCAACGGGAAGCAGATCTTCGACAAACGATTAGCACGATCGCGAGTAAGCTCGCAGAGctgcacagagaagacgcccaTCTTCGACAGAAAAAATTCATTAACGAAGAGCGGCGGAAAAGGCGATTGCTCGTAACAGACTCTTCTTTCCCGAGCTGTCTCATAGAGAGGACATCTGAAGCCGCCCCTGAACAAGGTGCTTCCCACGGGGTGAAACCCCTGTCCAGCAGTCGGTCATACTGCCCGTCAACGCTGTCCCGCCGTTCTATCGAAGGGCTCGAATCGACATCTGGGAGCAGTCGCTCTCTTGCAACCAACTACTGTGGAACGCGTGCCACTGTGGCAAGTAGGGGCTCACTTAG GTCCAGTCAAAGTCAGTgtctgaagaaggaacgaagcCGCGGAAAAAGAATGCTTGTACCACTGC CGCACCGAACTGGTCGTTGCATGTCCCGTCCGCCGGCGGTCTGGTCCGCACCACAGGGACGGCCCAG TGAGCTGCAACTTGTCAACGAGATGAGTGGCGGTGTGAAGGAGTATCCGATGTATGATGACGCCGAAATCG GATTGGCAAACATCGGAGAGGAAATGGACAAAGAAATGGCTGCTGTTCCAAAAAGCTGCCGTGACGATGACGACGTGATGACGACCTCCGAAATACTAGAACT TGGAAACAAAACTGTTGAATCATACCTTGCGCGAACAGTCGCGTTGGCTGACAGTGCCCTGGAGCGCGACCAGGCTTCGAGGATAGAACAGTTCCGGAGAAAGTTCTGTATCCCGTGA
- a CDS encoding hypothetical protein (encoded by transcript TGME49_228430~Signal peptide predicted by SignalP 2.0 HMM (probability 0.785) with cleavage site probability 0.407 at residue 24), producing the protein MVFVLQILTALIVGALLESDEAAAEEHSELRRSSLSALKTQDNARPHFSKPESPVDITESIPDEDFSSRAASAPFQPTAFTHETNGGETRDLGRKNIFRNVAEPVQLVPIYSSLLGDKYVSPFESPIPVPLPFAGIVVPDIAHLTPKGTRPASVYPRSKSGPLLNERRLQLQGRLKRKDTWENDIPRTGQKQYTSKYYNFEAGDYRPDSWMSHSRRLSESDSLTSPEIIVSSRIMIKDRYTANINPWAVRARAQPPMVFYYPQTATHAVDELPNGQGIERISANDLPAVPPPPPCVGVGCYRRLDLKNKPRLFASRAPVVVVEVIEEKKKIPKEPKEEKVKVSAPPEIRYIPLSKEYIPLLAWPVTHPHPGGSTHNAHGPGGVSFHGPQMMGHGDHTYPEHDTWSGGGHDQESHNASYAAETGTPTSGLDGFPPTTENAQPSGGSRLHSEAPTHSSFDQGAYAVPDGMGSSMILPYTAAGDATF; encoded by the exons ATGGTCTTCGTTCTACAGATACTGACCGCCTTAATAGTAGGGGCGCTCCTCGAATCCGATGAggcagctgcagaggagCACAGTGAATTACGAAGGAGCTCCTTGAGTGCATTAAAGACGCAAGACAATGCGAGGCCACATTTCTCGAAGCCAGAATCCCCCGTAGACATTACCGAAAGCATCCCAGATGAAGATTTCTCCAGCAGAGCAGCGTCTGCTCCCTTTCAGCCGACTGCTTTCACTCATGAGACGAATGGTGGGGAGACTAGGGACCTTGGGAGAAAAAACATCTTCAGAAACGTAGCGGAGCCTGTACAGCTGGTCCCCATATATTCGTCCTTGCTGGGTGACAAATACGTGTCGCCCTTTGAGTCTCCAATTCCGGTTCCGCTTCCCTTCGCAGGCATTGTTGTGCCAGATATCGCACATCTTACTCCTAAA GGGACGCGCCCCGCGTCTGTATATCCCCGTTCCAAGTCTGGTCCTTTGCTCAATGAACGGCGTCTCCAGCTCCAAGGCCGATTGAAAAGAAAA GATACGTGGGAAAACGACATTCCACGAACAGGACAGAAGCAATACACGAGTAAATACTACAATTTTGAAGCGGGAGATTATAGGCCAGATTCTTGGATGTCCCACTCAAGGCGACTTAGCGAAAGCGACTCGCTCACTAGCCCTGAAATC ATTGTCTCTTCAAGAATAATGATCAAGGACAGATACACTGCTAACATCAATCCTTGGGCTGTTCGAGCAAGAGCACAGCCGCCTATGGTGTTCTACTATCCTCAGACGGCAACGCATGCCGTGGACGAGCTCCCGAACGGTCAAGGCATCGAACGAATTTCCGCAAATGACCTGCCAGCAGTaccgcctccgcctccttgTGTTGGCGTCG GGTGCTACCGGCGTCTCGATCTGAAAAACAAGCCGCGCCTGTTTGCCTCGCGCGCTCCGGTGGTCGTGGTGGAAGTGattgaagaaaagaaaaaaatccCGAAGGAaccgaaagaagagaaagttAAGGTATCAGCACCGCCGGAGATCCGATATATTCCACTGTCGAAGGAATATATACCTCTTCTTGCCTGGCCAGTGACTCATCCACACCCTGGTGGCTCAACGCATAATGCTCATGGACCGGGAGGAGTTTCCTTTCACGGTCCACAGATGATGGGTCACGGTGATCACACTTATCCTGAACATGATACATGGTCTGGTGGCGGGCACGACCAAGAGTCACATAATGCATCGTATGCGGCAGAAACAGGGACACCCACGTCAGGGTTAGACGGGTTTCCCCCTACCACGGAGAATGCCCAACCATCGGGTGGTAGCCGGTTGCATTCAGAAGCCCCCACTCACAGTTCTTTTGATCAAGGGGCGTATGCAGTGCCGGACGGCATGGGTTCAAGTATGATTCTTCCTTACACGGCAGCTGGTGATGCCACGTTTTAG
- a CDS encoding WD domain, G-beta repeat-containing protein (encoded by transcript TGME49_228400), whose amino-acid sequence MDVSRLKVAIPSYQITEENGPVAYAIAVEYGKLSWDVWRRYSQFAQLYRDLDRDGYCALPSLPGKTLAGAPYDPRLLADRRHRLQYFLLELLRRPDTRTAPALLDFLLFSEQASLNIPPLRPWCVCNTGAQRFAVSSLVYSRSNRVIIVGHEDKTGLSRLGRLWSLVEPDEFGMINVWAVDCNMDSPSLMQCIKTQPKVRCMFYDEPSNQLFVGQDDGKVSVYILDADELKLEKVKELDLHTAAVMHLAPGKSKQKRLLSLGFDGAIRVIDITTHQMLSGGRMTRRLGSGAHLTVGHFDDENDTVYLGTSGGQVLVYAVKSNPPSFIQGLTVHPVYPVETLIVDKQYMFLGHGEYVSVISVEQRRTEQKFSKVAVLTLKENPSPVLSMVYDPKEKRLLVGYDPAIAWWSIESGQPLCVWEAHGGGVHQLLLTDRSDIVLSGGDSGNSKIWRLPPAQDLRLWQPPAAVEQRSGEETGSGGWREADEIANFSSSRDEDDGESLHAGCPREKWCGTQHPQGYEPVAIGRSSNSLSPGSARDDRGVLRSDDYDTPERSVHVNDANGRGKGRCALSGDDLMGSRITKDEEPGSAAQTSASALGGSVVPPKKNFPTPFEPKSDDDDDEDLDELRSAFS is encoded by the exons ATGGATGTTTCGAGGCTGAAGGTCGCAATCCCAAGCTACCAGATCACTGAGGAAAATGGGCCGGTGGCCTACGCAATTGCTGTCGAGTACGGCAAGCTCTCGTGGGATG tgtggCGTCGTTACAGTCAGTTCGCGCAGCTGTACCGTGACTTGGATCGGGA CGGCTACTGCGCCCTGCCATCGCTTCCAGGCAAGACGCTCGCCGGTGCCCCCTACGATCCCAGATTATTGGCGGATCGACGACACAGGTTGCAATATTTCCTCTTG GAACTCCTGCGACGGCCAGACACGCGCACCGCTCCGGCATTGCTCgatttcctcctcttcagtGAACAG GCCAGTCTGAACATCCCGCCGTTGCGGCCGTGGTGCGTGTGCAACACGGGAGCACAgcgcttcgccgtctcttcaCTTGTCTACTCACGCTCGAACCGGGTCATAATCGTTGGTCATGAG GATAAAACAGGCTTATCACGTCTCGGACGCCTGTGGAGTCTTGTCGAGCCGGACGAGTTCGGCATGATCAATGTCTGGGCAGTAG ACTGCAACATGGACTCACCATCCCTTATGCAATGCATCAAGACGCAGCCAAAG GTTCGCTGCATGTTCTACGATGAGCCGAGCAATCAGCTCTTTGTCGGGCAGGACG ACGGCAAGGTTTCGGTGTACATTTTGGACGCGGATGAGTTGAAACTTGAGAAG GTGAAGGAACTTGACCTCCACACGGCAGCTGTCATGCATTTGGCACCAGGAAAATCAAAACAGAAgcggcttctgtctcttggcTTCGACGGCGCCATTCGCGTCATCGATA TCACCACACATCAAATGCTCTCAGGAGGGCGGATGACGCGGCGGCTGGGAAGTGGAGCGCACCTGACTGTGGGACACTTCGACGACGAGAATGACACGGTGTATCTAG GAACGTCGGGTGGACAAGTCCTTGTATATGCCGTGAAAAGCAATCCCCCTTCGTTCATTCAAGGTCTTACCGTCCACCCGGTTTATCCTGTGGAGACGCTGATTGTTGATAAACA GTACATGTTCCTAGGTCATGGAGAGTACGTCTCGGTGATTAGCGTGGAGCAGAGGCGGACTGAACAGAAGTTCTCGAAAGTCGCCGTTCTAACGCTAAAAGAGAACCCGTCCCCTGTGTTATCCATGGTCTACGACCCAAAGGAGAAGCGACTTCTCGTCGGCTACGAT CCGGCGATCGCGTGGTGGTCGATTGAAAGCGGACAGCCTCTCTGCGTATGGGAGGCACATGGCGGAGGG GTCCACCAGCTGTTGCTCACAGACAGAAGTGACATTGTTCTTtccggaggagacagtggcaACTCGAAG ATATGGCGACTTCCGCCAGCTCAGGACCTTCGTCTCTGGCAGCCACCGGCTGCAGTGGAGCAACGTTCCGGGGAAGAGACGGGAAGTGGTggctggagagaggcagatgaAATCGCGaatttttcttcgtcgcgcgACGAGGATGATGGTGAATCCCTGCATGCTGGTTGTCCTCGTGAAAAATGGTGTGGGACTCAACATCCGCAAGGATATGAGCCGGTGGCCATTGGGcgcagcagcaacagccTCAGTCCAGGCAGTGCTAGGGACGATCGCGGTGTCTTAAGGTCAGACGATTATGACACTCCGGAGAGAAGTGTACATGTGAATGATGCGAACGGGAGAGGGAAAGGACGATGTGCGCTTTCTGGGGACGATCTCATGGGCTCACGAATTacgaaagacgaggaacctGGCAGCGCCGCTCAAACTTCGGCGTCCGCACTGGGTGGCTCTGTTGTTCCACCGAAGAAGAATTTCCCGACGCCGTTCGAGCCGAAAAGTGACGACGATGATGATGAAGATTTGGATGAACTACGTAGTGCTTTTTCctag